Part of the Lycium ferocissimum isolate CSIRO_LF1 chromosome 6, AGI_CSIRO_Lferr_CH_V1, whole genome shotgun sequence genome, atacctacaatatactaataaatactactccctccgtttcaatttatatgaacccatttatttgagcacgacatttaagaaagaggtaagacttttgaaacttgtggttcaaaataagccttgaaaatttgtgtgttcgtaaatcattcataaagtgaatttgttttcaaattaggaaagaggttattcattttggcacggactaaaaagaaaataggttcaaacaaattgaaacagagggagtataatatatatatactatacaaaaaacaaaaaaaaaaggattttctAACGTTTGGATCGCTCCGGTTCCGGTTTCCAGTTTGAAACCGGTAAACTGAAACCGGTGGCCCGTTCCGATTTTTAGACCGGAAACCGGCCGGTTTTCTAACCGGTTACCGGTTGTTATACCTCATTTTAACTGGAGTCAAAATGGTTTACAACATTCCGATAATTTCGGGGTTAactaaagttaaggagtcgccacctaattattatggtgaattaggacacctaaagtttattaaagtAATTGTCTAAAGttaactctattttaaaatctacgaaaccaaaagattctaggtaagggttcaattaatctaaagggaaggtattaaccatcctttaagatccattAACGATGGTTAACCGGCAGGACTTAAAGTTAATTAAAAAGGCTAAGAAAGTCATTGAAAACTTTGATGTTGAAAATGGGTGTCGTTTGAAAAATTCGGCTTTTAAATTAGACTTGATTCTCAAATGTGGCCACTTGAAGTAAAGATAagcaaaagttaaagaaaacGTCATTTCCAGGAAGAAGGTTAGACTTTGAATATTTTAACCAGAAGAAAGATAAGAcgtgtttaaaaaaatattttttgactcAAAGTTGGTGGAAAAGAATCACCCCATCAAAGAAAAAGctcattattgattttttttaaagctaaggTCCTGCCTAAAATTACTTAAAATCTAATTAAAACATGGACATTGATATAAGCTATTGTTTTGTCCTAAGTGAGATAAAGCGAAAGCggtataaaacttataaagcaaaaaaaagGATAAACGGTGGTTAAATGTTAATGAAAATAGCTAAAGCTTCACCCGACAGCCAAAATGAAGACTCTGCTATTTCTTCCACTGTTTATACGGtgcaagaaaaaataaagagatcTTGTGCGGAACAATAAAAAGGTTTTAACGAGAATATACAGCAGACTCCAAGGATGTCGAGTCTCATATCGAAACTCGAGGTACTCCACCCGTGTACATGCAACGAAGAGGTAACGAAAAATTGGAATTAGAAAGGATACTATTTAGAAGAGCAAAGAAATACATTATTAAATATTTAGCTGAATTAAAGCATAGACATGTTTCTAAGTAATAATAACTATTCAGTTCATAGCATGATACTCAAGTTCAGTTTTTTAACTAAACACTACTTAAGTTCtcagagtaaaaaaaataaaaataaataacgaATGGTTTCTACGTTATCAACATATTTTAATAATCAACTGTCGAAGAAAACAAATTATGCATATTTCGAGGATTAAATCATGATACCTAATTATGGGAACAAAATCACGAAATCACATAAAGCAAACGAGAACATGAGCGGCGcttatgaatattttaaaggATCATTATTCCTAAACATAATCTCTATTTGCACAAATAATAGCCAGATGATTTCTTACATACTAATACTTAATATTGTTCCTACTAACGATTTAGTAAACGCTTGAAGCAAAAGTAAGACATGGTTaatattttttacacataaaacaTACAAATAGCGAAAGTAAATTGAGTAAAGTCTAGATCTAACCTCTTGTGGGTACAGTGAACTAGAGCTTTGAGGTCTCAGATCTATTCTCTTTTGACAAAATAGAAATGGACAGAGATTGAGAGATAAAAAAATGCTAAAGTTTTCCTTGAAAAACAGTAAAAAATAGCTTAAATGAGAGAGTTTTTCACAATTCAAGCTTCTCCAAAAAGAGGATGTACACctgctcaaaaaaaaaaaaaaaaccctcaaTGACTACAATAACTGGGTATTTATAGATGCAAACTAGGGCGTTCCAAGAGggaattcaaaattcaaacggTCAAAAGAGCCGTTTGAATTGAGGAACAATTAGCCAAAGTTGAAGGGACAAAGCTCTGCCATAGCAGATGGAGGTGATGACGCGtgtggagaaaaatggagagaggcTAAGAAAGAGACAACGTATTCTCTCAAGTCAAAAGTTTTCTGAAAGAATAGTACTCTTCACGTGAAAAGGCAAGACTTTTTTGATGTTTTGACTGAGGGGTGAGAGAATTAAATAGGAAAGAGGGAGGATTCAAAATATTTACACCAAAATGAAGAGACAACTTCCGTAAAAGGCTGAGAAAGAGGTTTGAAATCTCGTGTACAATAGGAAAAAGAAATGGGGTGTGCGACTGCTTTTGATCAGATTAAAATTTGGTGTTTGATGTAAGGTTAGATTAAATAGGAAAGAAGAGTTGAAAATCAGGAGAGAGAATTGACCAGAAAAAAAAGTGAGtttaaaaagaagagagagagttgaaaaaaataaaaagaagtagtttgaaaagagagagagttggacgggtgaaaaaaaaaataaggggagAAAGTCAAGAAAAAGCGAAACATGTGGGGCCTAAGTCAAGAAAAATGAGAGGAGAAATAAATATGGGATAAATGGAATAGTAAGTGGGGTAGATAGAATTATCTAGAATTTGCCcctcgtaaaataatattttgacaaaataaaaattacaacaCGTTGTTTTAAAATACAAGCTTCAAAACGagtccaatattgatatacttccgagcaatatttaaaaatatgaaaaaaatgcgatcaaaatgagccgtaattcatacgtcatttttaattaataattttttcgaGTTAGACGGGGCGAGATAcgtatcttcttttcaaatcacgtttgtaaaagtaaataactcgtaatttcttataattgttaatttttatgaaaaataataattaaacatcaatttttgtaattttctcaggatttttaattttttaattttgtaagggcatccttactccgtcttggactcgaaaaattaaaaaattaaaatacaaatttatgaggtgaaaattaggtgtcaacactggTCAAACCGGTTGCCAGGCCTAAGGCAATGTACATATTGGAATGCATATATAAATTTGGGTCGAGTTATTGTCATTAGCTGGCTGGtgtaatattatttaattttcatcACCAATACAAATTAAATTTCATCAAAGTTAAATGTGAAACCAAAAGTAATCAACTTTCACGCACTTTGAGTATTTCTTTGAATAGCACTtagcatttttttattttattgaaatttaAATACTGATCTCTCatgattttttcttattttattgacTCTTAAACCACACACTAAGTATTAGAGAAAAGGCTATAAATAGTCCCTTATTtatgggagtaggtctaaaatgatCCCTTAACTATACATTTAtcggttttagtcctttaactatccaaaaacttatcaaatttggtctccgtctatttttttatacaaacaacgtacaaactcataaattttCGTGAGATTAATCATTAAACCATTCCTCAAACatatatttctctctccctgcttctttttcctcaagttcattctttaacctcaacttttttcctcaagttctctcTCGCGTTTCGTAACtgacggactgcgtcggttaAAACCGACTAAAAACTGACGCAATCCGtcagttttgttttaaaaaaaaaattaaaattaaaaaaactgaAGATCTCacgtgggtttttttttttttttttgaaaattaaaaaatgaaatgtaGGAACTTGGAATCGAACCCGggtatgttccttggcattaaaggGCTTTATCACTAGACCAagatattttttgttcatataattacattgatttaatttatattgtTTTTTTGCTCTAAAAATGGAGTCAGTCCGCTAAAATcgcttttttataaaaaaaataaataaaagaccgACGGACTCCATtagtttattttagaaaataatataaagaataattatattttttcgcgcatttttatgcaaaaaataaccgacgcagtccgtcgggttttcttaaaaaaaaaaaaattaaaaaaaattattaaaaaaacagACGAAATTCGTCCGTCTATCCGTCGGTTTTTTCCGTCGGTTCTtaccagttttttagtagtgtttaaGAAGAATGGTTACAGAAATTTTGTGCCTGAGTTTGTCTTTTCGAATTTTAGAGACTCGAGAGCGACACCAGTCTTGagaatgctcttttttttttttttttttttttttaaaacaagaggaacttgaggaaaaagaagttatatagagagaaatataggtctgaggaatggtttaacgattaatctcacgaaggtttatgagtttgtacgctgtttgtataaaaaaatagatggagactaaatttgataagtttttgaatagttaaaggactaaaaccggtaaatgtatagttaagggaccattttagacctactcccatagataagggactatttaaGGCCTTTTCTCCTAAGTATTACATGCCCATATTTCCTTCTCATTCCAGAATATTTGAGAtgtaatattttttagtttGAATCACCAATACACATATTGTGACAGAATTTTGACAGATTTCTGTCAGATCAATTTTGCATagataaaattttcaaaagatcTATTTTTCCCCATAAAAAATTTGAGAGTAACGGATTTGTGACAGATATAATTTTTCCATTGCAAAATTAAGGCTGATGAGAGAAGTTGACAACCCTTTGTGACAAATCCGGGACTAAAATTGTAgtataataaaaagaaagataattaaccacaacaaaaaatataattttgtaaCAGAACATATTTCCATCACCTTTTAATTTTGCCCCCAAAATGTTCATTTCACAAAACCCCATCCTCTTTAGAGAGAGGGACCCATCGGCTTCATTTCACAAAACCCTGACtaacttttctaaactcaatTATTTTTGTATCTTGTTATTAAGTCTTTCaatttaagttaaaaaaaaaactgctgAATGAAACTATTTTTGTGGGTCTTCATCAAACTATTAAATTGGGTAAGCTATTTGCTTCATTCTTTAGTGTTTTACTCATCTGGGGTTCCTCTGCTAATGCTTGTTGGCTCTTTGCTTTGCTTGACTCTACGGTTTTTTGGTATgtcggaaaatgttttcttgaaaaacaaGTCTGTTTTCCTGTGTTTGGTATGCAAACTTGGAGGGTGGGGTTTGCGTGGGTGTGTTTTTAatccggaaaatgttttccctcaaattcttatggaaaacattttctcctattttgaggaatttttttttttttttggcttatctGTGATTGATTTGTAGTGTATCAATGTAGCTACTGAAGTGTTTTCGTTCTAGTGTCTTTAGTTATATCCTGATTTATTCACCTATTATTTTGTTTATACTAGCAAATATATGTTTCAGAAAAGCTGACTGATGACCTGCATTTTTTGTTAACACAATTGGAAACCATTATTTTCATAggttaaaaccaaaattttccctactcttttttaatttgtaaatCCCATCAAAAAGTTTGAAATATAAACGTTCTTCCCTACTCGGATTTGTTCACTTGCCATTTAGGCGAAAAGACTGATCTCAGCCAACTTCTTACTTtctaaaactattttcctatcAGAGCTTCTAAGTAGTCAAATTATTCTGATTTCCTGATTTTTAATATCTCTCTGTGTGATTTGTCCAGAATAATGTTAGGATGTATATGTTATTGTCTTAATTAACATATGTAAGGAAAAGCTTATAATTCAAAGTAAAATCTTGAAAATTAAGGTAATTTTGAAAGTTGAGTAGACAGGATTCATGTAACAAGTAAAGTACTCATGCTGTAAGTTTATTATTGGCTTTTGAATATTCGAGAATATTTTTCATTTCGACCATAGAAAGGAACCGGAACCAATATTAGATAAATGATATAAGTTTCAAGCTAGGTTTATGACCTCAACactataagaaaaataaggacATTGTAGGGAAAGCAAATGCTGAAGTGAAACACAACATGTTAAGTATCAATCCTTGTTTTAGACTTCAAGTGTTTGAGCGTTTTCTGTTTGAATACTCCCTTAATTACCTTCTACTTTGTACTTTCACTGTATTCCATCATTCTCACCTTTCACGAAAAATCTCTTCTCACTGCACTAATCTCTTCTTTAGTGCAAATTCTGTTTAGCGGTTAACAACTTCTATTCTTCTTCTCACCCCATAATGCTGCTACAGGTTTTGGCTTTGGTACAGAGTATAAAACACACTTTCTGCTCTGAATTATAAATTTCTAACCAGCATGACTCCAGGTACACCATTCTCTCTTTTCcccttcttgttttttctttttggattatAAATTTTAAGCCTCAGACTATTCAATTCTTCTATTAGATCGTAAAGGAGCTGTTGCTGTTGAAGGGGATACTGAAGATAGAATCAGTGCTCTACCAAGAAACGTTATAGATAGTTTTTTAAGTCTCTTGCCTGTTCACGACGCAGCAAGAACTAGTATTTTGTCCAAAAATTGGAGATATATTTGGGCCATGCTTCCCAATTTGGTGCTTGATAAGCACTTTTGCAATAAATTAGCACTAAAATCTCAATCTGTCCTCAAAGAAACGGTAGATGAGATTCTCTTACAACATCTTGGAGACATCGTGAAATTTGTTCTTGATATGTCAGGAACACATTTGACTTCATATGCAGATATTGATAGATGGATGCTTTTTGTCACCAGAAATAATGTCAAGGAGCTAATCCTTGACATGCCAGATAATAGTACTTATAAACTCCCTTCGCATGTGTTTAATTGTCCAACCCTGTCATATTTGAAAGTCCACAACAGTTTATTCAAACCACCAAATTCTTTTCTCGGCTTTCAGAATCTTACATGTCTTAATCTGCATAGAATAACCTTTGTGCCAACCCCAGAGTTTTGTGTTATTAACGCCCCCCTTCTTGTCAATTTGACCTTGACGCATTGTAATGGTACTCAATACCTCAACATTGTTGTCTCATCAGTGTTGAAGTACTTGTTTGTTCGTGAGAGTCACTATAATCTTGACCTAAATCGCTTTATGACCTGCAAAGAGTTGACATATTTATACCTTGTGGTTGATAGTCCAATACCAGCTGATGAAAGATCAACTTATGAAAAGCTTATTTTTAGCTTGCCTACACTTCAAGAACTTATGTTGGGTTCATTTGTCCTTGAGGTAAGATTCTCACATGTTTTACTTGGATACCTTTTGGGTCGTATCAAACTGTTCATATTCTTATATTTGTTTTTGCTCCAAAGCTTTTGGGTACAGGTGCGGTTACAAAGGGCCTTCCTTTTACACTCAACTGCTTGTGGCATCTAATTCTGATTGTAAACTTTGGCCAAATGGGTCAGACTTCTTACACTCTCGAATTAATTAAGAGCTCCCCCAATTTGAGTAAACTTGAGATTTTGGTAAGAaatggtacatatatatatgttgtcatacacaagatgtatatatatatatatatatatatatatatatatattactactatatagaagcatgggtttccCCATGCTTTGTCGTCGAtcctctttaaaaaaaataataaaatatatatatatatatatatatatatatatatatatatatatataaggtgggCCCCATGCTAAAAACActaagaatattaaaaaaatgggaaaaaaagtggaaccccaccatctccaaactcatgtaaaaaaaaaaaaaaatttaaggtggGCCCCATGCTAAAAACACtaagaaatattttaaaaaaaagagaaaaaaccgtggaccccaccatctccaaacaccaagcaatattcttaaaaaaaaggggaaaaaaaatggaccccaccatctccaaactcatgtaaaaaaaaaaaatagaccacatattaaaaaaatcaagcaatattaaaaaaaaatggatcccatattaaaaaaacaagcaatgtaaaaaaaaaaaacatgcaccccatattaaaaaatcacacaatattcatgtaattcccaaagtatccccattaagtcaaaaatggtggattcattgccacatgcgtgtCAATCCATTAgcgggagcaaatgaaattgttGTACAGTAAAAAATATGGActccatattattgcttttcttcaaaaggttaagtagccaaaccatataattttattttttatattagcctgagatctaatctagatatttaactgttgtatttgttattccgccatgtcatttatttgttatgtttactaaataaatatacttaaaatatttatactttaaaataagatagaatttaattactttttcatttttattcttactctaataaatgtgaaaagcgattaatgtcataaaagaaaaaataatattaaatggagatcaaataattaataaggtaaattagtcaaattataattctaattgacgtttccttaaaaaaccgtgcaaaagacaacatgacaagtaaaatgagctaagccaagaatatttaccaaaaattaaaaaatagtagttcttcgtttaaatagaaaatcaaatgtaaaatgagctaaaccaaaaatatttaccaaaaattaaaaaatagtagctcttcgtttaaatagaaaatcaaatttttactttgtttcattttaaacatgtaaaattaatttaataatttgaattaaaattatccaaatcaaaatttgataaaaaataataagtattgtttaggtccaatctatatacattaacaatagaatattttacacctttattaatcaaattaaaattcaaagtatcaattgatgcttaaatattgttattgttttatctcaaagagaggaaaatagtttctttttaaacaagccttctcttttaaaaagtattaataaatttttgtcaACTTTGTATTCATAGTAAACACTAAtctaataaagttttggatacgaaacacaaactacaatgttatattaatcgtgttttgaacatagtatgtatatatatgtgcataaaaacagtgcaaacttatatatgtttattagtaatataaaaaatatatatattattactacccaaacacaactacatacacatacatacactataatccaaagtgttgggctctaatgtgtgtgtatatatatatatatatgatctggttcattttttcatttcatatacttaAACATGAGAAGCTATATTGACTTGGTATTTATTTGACACCTTTAGGTCTATGGCACTGATTGTGAAAGTGCTGAAGCAGTTATGAAACATCTGGGCAGACCAGCCTGCTTGGACCGACCACTCGACAAGCTCAAAGATGTCGCTATGCGTCTTTTTGAGGGTTCAAAAGCTGAACTGCTGTTCATAAAGCTATTGTTTGCTCGTACTCCATCTTTGGTTAGGATGGATATTAAGCAGAAGAAAGCCATAGGGACTTGGGAAGAAAGGAATATCACCAGAGAGTTGATGCGTTTCCCCAGAGCATCTCCCAAGGCTGAGCTATTCTATACGACAGATGAGGATTAGGATTTTAAGTCGGTTGATTTGCGATTTGATGCTATTAATGCTCATTGATTCCTTCTTTGTTCATAATGAGTTTTGTTAAAGAAGGGAATGAATTGGCAGATCTAGAATTAGTAAAACTTGTGGGGTTCCTTTAATAGATATGTTTAGGAGATGTTTAATGTGATAAAAACAAAAATGTTTCTTTTCAGTTCCTTAGTTAATTTGGAAAAGATCTCTGCAATTGTTTGTGTACATTAATGCATAAATAACCTTGTTTGGGAATTTACCATTTTGCTTATACTGTATGTAGTTGTTTAGAGGCTAGAAGAGCTTAGGCATAGAACCTTAATTTCCTGGGTGAAACTGTTGTTTTCAGTTACACTATTCTTCAGTTGATTCATAAAGTCTTACCTATTCTTGTGTCTGAATTTAAtagatatttttcaaaaaacataaGAGGATGGTTGTCAAAGGACTTATATTTGCTGTTACAGATGATATATTATTAGATGAATATTTCCTTGTTTTTCTATAATCCCTTTCTGATATAGATATCAAATACACGTGGACAGCGTCAATTTGTGCAGCAGTTGGACAAGCAAGAATTATGCTTTTATTTGTTCCCTTTCTGATCTGTGATTTGAAGCTTGCAAGGAAGATTTATGCTTTTGTTTGTTATTAATGAGTTTTATTACAGAAAGGGATGAATTGGCAAATTTTGTAAATATGTACTGCGCTGCACTAGATGTTTTGGAAGTTCAAGTCTGTATTGATGTGTGTGACAAGATTAGCAGTCCTTTGCTAACGTCTTTCATATGCATTTTTAACTACTTATGATTTAAGGCtacaaaggcatgatcccttgATTGCTTTGATAAACTTGGTCTTAAatatatgttttgaaagttcaGTCTTATTGATGTATGTGAAAAGATTAGCAGGGAATGAACTCACAGTAAGGGAGAATTAAAACATTCCCTTTGAAATGGTTGTTTGGTTCACGAGAAGAAAGCAATGCAGGCAAAAGAAGTGCTTCTCTTCTGAAATGTCTTCTGGAATGCAAGTGTGAATACTTGTGATAGTGAAATTGTGAGCGAGCTACCTCAAAAACTGtgaaatacaacaacaacaacaacaacaacatactcggTATAATCTCACAAGGtggagtctggggagggtagagtatacgcaaaccttaccttgggaggtagggagactgtttccgatagaccctcggctcatgAGAAGGCGCcaagacaacaataataataggcAGTAATAGCAACATATAATAAGATAAATGAAGTTAATGAAAGAAATAAGTTGAAGAACTaaaacaaaacacaaaatagccaaatcggaacattgaaaaaaaaaaagcaccatACTAGTTAATACTCCTAAAAATCATTTGCTACAAAATAAAAAGACTAATCCAGCAATACAGTTAGTGCTCCTAAAATGCAGTTATCAATTCTCTGTTTGTAGCATGAGGTCTTCCTTTTGTGTTGAGAgctttttatgtttttcttttttctgagaGGAAAAAGGAGCGCTCTCTTTTTATTCGGTAAGGATAAAAAATTGTTAATTGTAGATATTGATTACTTAGCTAATAAATGATTCAATTTGGACGGAGTATTTGgttgaagtttgaaaaaattattcccttcatctcaaattatctgttgtgattactaaaaataattgtctcaaattatttgtcgttttagaagttcaaagcataaataattattttccccccttttacccgtagtagaattttgtcattaatggatatgatacataaatagagtaaatatttgatgaagagagattataactttgacataaataagggtaaagttagtCAACCGGCCCTTCCTCCTAATTAATGTTTCTTTAGGGcgtgtcaaaaaaaaaaaaaaagatagatagataatttgagacagaagGAGTAGAATTTGAAGTTAATACTCTGGATTTGTGAAAGATTTTAAATATAGTTTTTGTGACTAATATAGTTTCGTCACAAAATTAAGGCTGATGAGAGAAGTTGACAACCCTttgagtgtgtttggtatggaggaaaacattttttggaaaatgtttttcaattttcccaagtttggttggtcaaaatgtcTTAGAAAACCTTTTCTCTAGTAAAACAAGTtccttgaaaataagaaaattgacTTCCTTAATGGAAGttgggaaaacaagttccacaaaTAACATTGCAAGTTCATCGTCTCCTCCCCACCCACCCAACACCCCTACCCCTACCCCTCGACCTTGCCACACCCCGCCACCCCCCGAACCCCCACTCCACACCCCATACACTACCCCTCCCCCCTACACCACCCAAACTACCCCCTACCCCTATGCCTTCActaccccacccccacccccaccccaccacttAACCACCCCTCCTACACCCACACCACCACCCCCTACTATCTCCCTCCCCACCCCTATAACCACTTAATCCAGCCGCACCCTTATCACTACCTACCTCCAACCCCTACCTCTCACCTCCCTACCACCACCACCCCCCTATCTCTCAACTTTGCAAAACTAGGCACTTTGTGGAAGTAGTAACtttcaaaaatagcaactttACAAAAGTAATCACTTTACAAATGTagccatttttaaaaaataatacttgcgaaattctaaaaaataatcGTTTTGCAAATGTAGTCACTTAAAATAGTCACTTTTAGAAAATAAccactttgtgaaagtagatactttttaaaaatagtcactttttgaAATAGCGCATTTTCAATAATagtcattttgtgaaagtagttacCTTTGAAAACTAACTACTTTGCAAAagtaattgttttttaaaatatccTTTTCGTGAAAGTATTAAAAATGATCATTTTTGCAATGTGTCCTTCCTAAGATAGTTTCCACTTTtgtaaagtagccattttttaaaagtgacaaaAATGTATACTTTGGTAAAAtggccattttttgaaaaatgataaaaaaaggttgccatttttgcaaatttgcatAATCGGTTGTTTTGCAAGAAATGCATTTTTGCATACAAAAGTCATTTTTATGTCACTTTCCAAAAACTGaccaatttacaaaaataaccttt contains:
- the LOC132059868 gene encoding F-box/FBD/LRR-repeat protein At1g13570-like; amino-acid sequence: MTPDRKGAVAVEGDTEDRISALPRNVIDSFLSLLPVHDAARTSILSKNWRYIWAMLPNLVLDKHFCNKLALKSQSVLKETVDEILLQHLGDIVKFVLDMSGTHLTSYADIDRWMLFVTRNNVKELILDMPDNSTYKLPSHVFNCPTLSYLKVHNSLFKPPNSFLGFQNLTCLNLHRITFVPTPEFCVINAPLLVNLTLTHCNGTQYLNIVVSSVLKYLFVRESHYNLDLNRFMTCKELTYLYLVVDSPIPADERSTYEKLIFSLPTLQELMLGSFVLELLGTGAVTKGLPFTLNCLWHLILIVNFGQMGQTSYTLELIKSSPNLSKLEILVYGTDCESAEAVMKHLGRPACLDRPLDKLKDVAMRLFEGSKAELLFIKLLFARTPSLVRMDIKQKKAIGTWEERNITRELMRFPRASPKAELFYTTDED